A window from Leptospira meyeri encodes these proteins:
- a CDS encoding ferredoxin — MADKSSKQPENVPGKYYVDQTCVPCNDCIKEAPSLMQYNADESHIFFKKQPTTPAEEKQAKAAMAMCPVDAIGDDGE; from the coding sequence ATGGCAGATAAAAGTAGCAAACAACCCGAAAATGTCCCAGGAAAATACTATGTCGACCAGACTTGCGTTCCCTGTAACGACTGCATTAAGGAAGCCCCTAGTTTGATGCAGTACAATGCTGACGAAAGCCATATTTTCTTCAAAAAACAGCCGACTACACCCGCTGAAGAAAAACAGGCAAAAGCGGCAATGGCGATGTGCCCCGTCGATGCGATTGGTGACGATGGAGAATAA
- a CDS encoding alpha/beta fold hydrolase yields MIKYFYRSLFRNYQSQRRKSMKNMGGIPCFVAMGGHKIFYWKFGKGNQKPIVFLHGLLDESFGFRRVVKELLSDGYPLYVFDLPGYGKSKLPLIKYLYQIDVWADLLLECFQKLELKDICLVGHSMGGLTSQHLVLLDNHHRVQKLILLAPGGIPHPERERMRKILFPKTEKQVILLLRYLYGEEFPEPGYLFRHTLVTIWNEKPNEYLQENTLRREDEIFFDSKMKGIKIPTLILAGAEDEITPPFMMKKINSYIKKSKLVWIPKVRHAIHLEKPDVVAKNIRIFYNT; encoded by the coding sequence ATGATTAAATATTTTTACCGAAGCCTTTTTAGAAACTATCAGTCCCAGAGACGTAAATCAATGAAAAATATGGGTGGGATACCCTGTTTCGTTGCGATGGGAGGACATAAAATTTTTTATTGGAAATTTGGAAAGGGCAACCAAAAACCAATTGTTTTTTTACATGGATTACTCGATGAAAGTTTCGGGTTTCGCCGAGTCGTCAAAGAATTGTTAAGTGATGGTTATCCACTATATGTTTTCGATTTACCTGGATATGGAAAAAGTAAACTACCATTAATAAAATATCTCTATCAAATCGATGTTTGGGCTGATCTGTTACTCGAATGTTTTCAGAAATTGGAGCTAAAAGATATTTGTCTTGTGGGTCATTCGATGGGTGGCCTCACATCACAACATTTAGTTTTGTTGGATAATCACCACCGAGTGCAAAAACTAATCCTTTTGGCTCCAGGTGGAATCCCACATCCTGAACGCGAGAGGATGCGAAAAATCCTTTTCCCAAAGACGGAAAAGCAGGTTATTTTATTGTTAAGGTATTTATATGGAGAAGAATTTCCAGAACCAGGATATTTATTTCGCCATACGCTTGTTACAATTTGGAATGAAAAACCAAATGAATATTTACAAGAAAATACATTACGTAGGGAAGATGAGATTTTTTTTGACTCAAAAATGAAAGGAATCAAAATTCCAACTTTGATTTTAGCAGGTGCTGAAGACGAAATTACTCCACCGTTTATGATGAAAAAAATAAATTCCTATATTAAAAAAAGTAAATTGGTATGGATTCCAAAAGTTAGACATGCAATTCATTTGGAAAAACCAGATGTTGTAGCAAAGAATATTAGGATATTCTATAATACTTAA